From Nitratidesulfovibrio vulgaris str. Hildenborough, a single genomic window includes:
- a CDS encoding AAA family ATPase yields the protein MLKQFVRTENYTRFTAGIQAVEQRGAAEAGMMLVHGAPGFGKSHIVYHWAIEAGAVFLRANVDWTPKYFLVELAKELRIDPRGTAQQLFGRLLEHVVETQAPLVIDEAEFTLHQNAAVLEKIRDLSDRAEVTVVLIGMERIQQNIARHKQINSRIAQVVEFKPATLSDVTHACAQLAEVRLTPELVGEVHRLSGGRMREVLNIIAAIERVAKVNELTEVGMADVSGVPLSYDWQAHTPRMVATGRQTGRASRATAQVAGGR from the coding sequence ATGTTAAAGCAATTCGTCAGAACGGAGAACTACACGCGCTTCACGGCGGGCATTCAGGCCGTGGAACAGCGGGGCGCGGCCGAGGCGGGCATGATGCTCGTCCACGGTGCGCCGGGCTTCGGCAAAAGCCACATCGTCTACCATTGGGCCATAGAGGCCGGGGCCGTGTTCCTGCGGGCCAACGTGGACTGGACGCCCAAGTACTTCCTCGTGGAACTGGCCAAGGAACTGCGCATCGACCCGCGCGGCACGGCGCAGCAACTGTTCGGCCGCCTGCTTGAGCATGTGGTGGAGACACAGGCCCCGCTGGTCATCGACGAGGCCGAGTTCACCCTGCACCAGAACGCCGCCGTGCTGGAGAAGATACGCGACCTTTCCGACCGCGCCGAAGTGACCGTGGTGCTCATAGGCATGGAGCGCATCCAGCAGAACATCGCCCGCCACAAGCAAATCAACAGCCGCATCGCACAGGTGGTGGAGTTCAAGCCCGCCACGCTGTCCGACGTGACCCATGCCTGCGCGCAACTGGCAGAGGTGCGGCTGACGCCCGAACTGGTGGGCGAAGTGCACCGCCTCTCCGGCGGCAGGATGCGCGAGGTGCTGAACATCATCGCCGCCATAGAGCGCGTGGCGAAGGTGAACGAACTGACCGAAGTGGGCATGGCCGATGTGTCCGGGGTGCCCCTGTCCTATGACTGGCAGGCCCACACCCCGCGCATGGTCGCCACGGGCAGGCAGACGGGGCGTGCATCCCGCGCCACGGCACAGGTGGCAGGGGGGCGTTAG
- a CDS encoding helix-turn-helix domain-containing protein, whose protein sequence is MPDWLALLHKAVEGRTKAAVARELGVSRPSVSLLLAGRYPGRTDHMAARVLAVYGRIACPHLSADITTAQCRSMSGPVPTSSPAAIRHWRACQACPHRPSTTPSTDGGN, encoded by the coding sequence ATGCCTGACTGGCTGGCCCTGCTGCACAAGGCCGTCGAAGGTCGCACCAAGGCGGCCGTGGCGCGTGAACTTGGCGTGTCGCGTCCTTCGGTGAGCCTGCTTCTGGCAGGCCGCTACCCCGGCCGCACCGACCACATGGCCGCACGCGTTCTGGCTGTCTACGGCCGCATCGCCTGCCCGCACCTTTCCGCAGACATCACCACGGCGCAGTGCCGCAGCATGAGCGGCCCGGTGCCCACATCAAGCCCGGCGGCCATCCGCCATTGGCGGGCGTGCCAAGCGTGCCCGCACAGACCATCAACCACACCATCAACCGACGGAGGAAACTAG
- a CDS encoding gp16 family protein, whose translation MREESRASLLAKLHIAKKDLGLTDDIYRDMLEGVTGKRSGADLSVKELVAVIAELRAKGWQPKSTPRYGRKPKVRGAAKPQLAKVEALLADNGRPWAYAEGIAKRMYGVEKLEWCDEAQISGVMVALVKDARRRKGKA comes from the coding sequence ATGCGTGAAGAATCGCGTGCCTCCCTGCTGGCCAAGCTGCATATAGCCAAGAAAGACCTTGGCCTTACGGACGACATCTACCGCGACATGCTGGAAGGCGTGACGGGCAAGCGTTCCGGTGCCGACCTGTCGGTGAAGGAACTGGTGGCCGTGATAGCCGAACTGCGGGCCAAAGGGTGGCAACCCAAGAGCACCCCGCGCTACGGGCGCAAGCCCAAGGTACGGGGAGCGGCCAAGCCCCAGCTTGCCAAGGTGGAGGCATTGCTTGCCGACAATGGCAGGCCGTGGGCCTACGCTGAAGGCATCGCCAAGCGGATGTACGGTGTGGAGAAGCTTGAATGGTGCGACGAGGCGCAGATTTCCGGCGTCATGGTGGCACTGGTGAAGGACGCCCGCCGCCGCAAGGGGAAGGCATGA
- a CDS encoding Mor transcription activator family protein, which yields MSASMNLLPGMPSRPALSEAALPAAAREIAALVGLPKTLQLVERLGGTTFPVPKRATKVGELRYFMLADVVGVEAADLLCRHYGGTNLYVPRCAEALRKARDAEIVATFDRETKEKSASAVVAELALRYRLSDRRIWLILKEVPVLAVMEHINPARRQGRLL from the coding sequence ATGAGCGCAAGCATGAACCTTCTGCCGGGTATGCCGTCGCGCCCTGCATTGTCCGAAGCCGCCTTGCCTGCGGCAGCCCGCGAGATAGCGGCGCTGGTGGGGCTACCCAAGACCCTGCAACTGGTGGAACGCCTTGGTGGCACGACGTTCCCCGTGCCCAAACGCGCCACCAAGGTGGGCGAACTGCGCTACTTCATGCTTGCCGACGTGGTGGGGGTGGAGGCGGCCGACCTGTTGTGCAGACACTACGGCGGAACCAACCTGTACGTGCCCCGTTGTGCCGAAGCCCTACGCAAGGCGCGTGATGCGGAAATCGTGGCGACCTTCGACCGTGAGACGAAAGAGAAGAGTGCTAGCGCGGTTGTCGCGGAACTCGCCTTGCGGTATAGGCTGTCCGACAGGCGTATATGGCTGATACTCAAAGAGGTCCCTGTCCTCGCCGTCATGGAACACATCAACCCCGCCCGCAGGCAAGGGCGGCTGTTGTAG
- a CDS encoding putative holin → MHIPRSVRAARHARMLWCAFIALLFLLAVGCIAPQQLPVILYKASLILLAAFTGYWIDRWAFPYARPDSYLVSDWRRQRGFVPCDANDPIARGYARIFAAALVRRAIIMGAAMLAVGLGL, encoded by the coding sequence ATGCACATTCCCCGTTCAGTGCGCGCCGCCCGTCATGCACGGATGCTGTGGTGCGCGTTCATCGCTCTTCTGTTCCTGCTGGCCGTGGGCTGCATCGCCCCGCAACAGTTGCCCGTCATCCTGTACAAGGCGTCGCTCATCCTTCTGGCCGCCTTCACGGGTTACTGGATAGACCGTTGGGCCTTCCCCTACGCACGGCCCGACAGCTACCTCGTATCAGACTGGCGCAGGCAGCGCGGCTTTGTGCCGTGTGACGCCAATGACCCCATCGCGCGGGGCTATGCACGCATCTTCGCGGCCGCGCTGGTGCGCCGGGCCATCATCATGGGGGCGGCGATGCTGGCCGTGGGGCTGGGGCTGTGA
- a CDS encoding transglycosylase SLT domain-containing protein: MKARSYPVLPPCMGCCLLLLALMWTAAAHSAPAIPMQAIQYRSQLMREARAQWGLSAPTATFAAQVHQESGWNADAVSPVGAQGLAQFMPSTARWLPTVASDTGKPLPFNPGWALRALVTYDRWLWQRVQAVTPCDRMALALAAYNGGLGWVQRDARLAAARGLDARRWWDNVETVNAGRSANAKRENRGYPRRILLTLEPAYMAAGWGGGMCHE, from the coding sequence ATGAAGGCGCGTTCTTACCCCGTATTGCCCCCCTGCATGGGCTGTTGCCTGTTGTTGCTGGCCCTCATGTGGACGGCAGCCGCCCACTCCGCCCCGGCTATCCCCATGCAGGCCATCCAGTACCGTTCTCAACTCATGCGCGAGGCCCGCGCACAGTGGGGGCTTTCTGCCCCCACGGCCACCTTCGCGGCGCAAGTGCATCAGGAAAGCGGCTGGAACGCCGACGCCGTGTCACCCGTGGGCGCGCAGGGGCTGGCGCAGTTCATGCCGTCCACGGCGCGGTGGCTCCCAACGGTGGCCTCGGACACGGGCAAGCCCTTGCCGTTCAACCCCGGCTGGGCGTTGCGTGCCCTTGTCACCTATGACCGTTGGCTGTGGCAGCGGGTGCAGGCCGTCACGCCCTGCGACCGCATGGCCCTTGCCCTAGCCGCCTACAACGGCGGCCTCGGCTGGGTGCAGCGCGATGCCCGGCTTGCCGCCGCACGCGGGCTGGACGCCCGGCGGTGGTGGGACAACGTGGAGACCGTCAACGCCGGACGCTCCGCTAACGCCAAGCGCGAGAACCGGGGCTACCCCCGGCGCATCCTGCTGACCCTCGAACCCGCTTACATGGCGGCGGGCTGGGGCGGGGGCATGTGCCATGAGTAG
- a CDS encoding DUF1804 family protein — MAHDEATRRAARSAYAYDQLPLERAAAKAGVPASTLARWKREAKAEGDDWDKVRAANALASGGVEDVARQMLTDYVVQHKTLIDHLRDETTGERMSPRDKADILASLADSFNKTVAACRRVMPETNELAVALEVLGLLGDYVREHFPGHAPALLEVLEPFGYELSKHYGGKA, encoded by the coding sequence ATGGCGCATGATGAAGCCACCCGCCGGGCGGCGCGTTCCGCCTACGCCTATGACCAGTTGCCGCTGGAACGGGCCGCCGCCAAGGCGGGGGTGCCCGCGTCCACCCTCGCGCGCTGGAAGCGCGAGGCCAAGGCCGAAGGTGACGACTGGGACAAGGTGCGCGCCGCCAACGCGCTGGCTTCGGGCGGGGTCGAAGACGTGGCCCGGCAGATGCTCACCGACTACGTGGTGCAGCACAAGACGCTGATAGACCACCTGCGCGACGAGACCACGGGCGAACGGATGTCCCCGCGCGACAAGGCCGACATCCTCGCCAGCCTTGCCGACAGCTTCAACAAGACCGTGGCCGCCTGCCGCCGGGTCATGCCCGAGACCAACGAACTGGCCGTGGCCCTTGAAGTGCTGGGCCTGCTTGGCGACTACGTGCGCGAACACTTCCCCGGTCATGCCCCGGCCCTGCTCGAAGTGCTCGAACCCTTCGGCTACGAGCTTTCCAAGCATTACGGGGGCAAGGCATGA
- the terL gene encoding phage terminase large subunit, with protein sequence MKIAPKLTRREFLLSLAELSATLRQQIEAECEGFAADPEASAKRRAQAQDDFTYFRRTYFPHYVRATATTGGGDSVLHRWLDAELPSMVASPAGVKLAVAAPRGEAKSTYVALFFVLWCVATGRKHYILLIADALTQAAALLEAVKAELEANPRLGMDFPEATGRGRIWNEVTTVTAGNIKLQALGAGKRMRGLRHGPHRPDLCILDDLENDENVQKPEQRDKLEAWLQRTVLSLGPADDSMDVVYVGTILHYDSVLARTLKKPLWRSRAFRAVLAWPHRMDLWDRWEAILHGEGAEAARAFHTAHADDMAQGAEVSWPAMRPLYKLMEKRAEDHAAFDAEQQNDPLSGDDAPFATCITFWVDRRADWLFFGAVDPSLGKHGAGRDPSAILVGGFHRATMTLDVVEALIRKRHPDRIIEDVIAAHAEYRCLMWGVEAVQFQEFFAHVLAQRALERGMAMPVRPVVNGTDKQLRIETLQPYMVQGRIRLHPSQATLVDQLRHFPKADHDDGPDALEMLWRMATGGFVSLRDAFIPVPRTHSFRATAPDAFDEEADHVFY encoded by the coding sequence ATGAAGATAGCCCCCAAGCTCACCCGGCGCGAGTTCCTGCTTTCGCTGGCCGAGCTTTCCGCCACCTTGCGCCAGCAGATAGAGGCCGAATGCGAAGGCTTCGCGGCAGACCCGGAAGCCAGTGCCAAACGTCGCGCACAAGCACAGGACGACTTCACCTACTTCAGGCGCACCTACTTCCCGCATTATGTGCGGGCTACGGCCACGACAGGCGGCGGCGATTCGGTCTTGCACCGCTGGCTGGACGCCGAACTGCCCAGCATGGTGGCAAGCCCTGCCGGGGTGAAGCTGGCGGTGGCCGCCCCGCGTGGCGAGGCCAAGTCCACCTATGTGGCGCTGTTCTTCGTGCTGTGGTGCGTGGCCACGGGCCGCAAGCACTACATATTGCTGATTGCCGACGCCCTGACACAGGCCGCCGCGCTGCTTGAGGCAGTGAAGGCCGAACTTGAGGCCAACCCGCGCCTTGGCATGGACTTTCCCGAGGCCACGGGCCGGGGTCGCATCTGGAACGAGGTCACCACGGTGACGGCGGGCAACATCAAGTTGCAGGCCCTTGGCGCGGGCAAGCGTATGCGCGGCCTGCGGCACGGCCCGCACCGCCCCGACCTGTGCATCCTCGACGACCTTGAGAACGACGAGAACGTGCAGAAGCCCGAACAGCGCGACAAGCTTGAAGCATGGCTGCAACGCACCGTGCTGTCGCTTGGCCCGGCCGACGACAGCATGGACGTGGTGTATGTGGGCACCATCCTGCATTACGACAGCGTGCTGGCCCGCACCCTGAAGAAACCCCTGTGGCGCTCAAGGGCGTTCCGGGCCGTGCTGGCGTGGCCGCACCGCATGGACCTGTGGGACAGGTGGGAGGCCATCCTCCACGGCGAAGGGGCAGAGGCGGCGCGGGCCTTCCACACGGCCCATGCCGACGACATGGCCCAAGGGGCAGAGGTCTCATGGCCCGCCATGCGCCCCCTGTACAAGCTGATGGAGAAGCGCGCCGAAGACCACGCCGCCTTCGACGCCGAACAGCAGAACGACCCCCTTTCCGGCGACGACGCCCCCTTTGCCACCTGCATCACCTTCTGGGTGGACCGCCGAGCCGACTGGCTGTTCTTCGGCGCAGTGGACCCTTCATTGGGCAAGCACGGCGCAGGGCGCGACCCTTCCGCCATCCTTGTGGGCGGTTTCCACCGGGCCACCATGACGCTGGACGTGGTGGAGGCCCTCATCCGCAAGCGGCACCCCGACCGCATCATTGAAGACGTCATCGCCGCCCATGCCGAATACCGCTGCCTGATGTGGGGCGTGGAGGCCGTGCAGTTTCAAGAGTTCTTCGCGCACGTGCTGGCCCAGCGCGCCCTTGAACGGGGCATGGCCATGCCGGTGCGTCCCGTGGTGAACGGCACCGACAAGCAGCTGCGCATCGAGACCTTGCAACCCTACATGGTGCAGGGCCGCATACGCCTGCACCCCTCACAGGCCACGCTGGTTGACCAGTTGCGCCATTTCCCCAAGGCCGACCACGACGACGGGCCGGACGCGCTAGAGATGCTGTGGCGCATGGCTACGGGCGGCTTCGTCAGCCTGCGCGACGCCTTCATCCCCGTACCGCGCACCCATTCCTTCAGGGCCACGGCCCCCGACGCATTCGACGAGGAGGCAGACCATGTATTCTATTGA
- a CDS encoding DUF935 domain-containing protein has product MYSIDDMLRTARGFVHSFLASGGVQTRDGDRAEATANLYWERWGNAVDGLTPARLRSILQAADDGDILRQHLLFADMEDRCDHLAAELSKRKRALLTLDWEILPGRAADAKAQRVADAVREQFDALANIEDLMLDMADGIGHGFAALEIQWGREGRTHLPQAFHFRPQAWFQTAPEDRNALRLRDGTAEGATLQPFGWVLHTHRSRSGWLPRAGLFRVLAWSYLIRAYALAANASYVEVHGLPFRLGKYPQGSNEEDKAALRRALQCLGRDASGIIPQGMDIIFQTPANSTHDHFGTLIARCEQGMSKAILGGTLTSQADGKTSTNALGNIHNEMRHDLLVSDALQIAGTLSRQVLAPLAILNEGVADARFLPWFRFDTREAEDLSTYADALPKLAGVMRIPARWAHEKLKIPQPEGDEEVLRVPDALGGPRDANAGPGPKGGAPTGQGEGAGEDAALTAALAAVSAPTTDHDAGPESGPDAGHDAAPEPDADFPDQQAVDAIDLPDATLQAAMEELLAPLMAELQQGTEPGELLARLGELYPTMPGRNLEELLARALFVSEVWGRVSAAGE; this is encoded by the coding sequence ATGTATTCTATTGACGACATGCTGCGCACGGCGCGCGGCTTCGTCCATTCGTTTCTGGCTTCGGGCGGGGTGCAGACCCGAGACGGCGACAGGGCCGAGGCCACGGCCAACCTGTACTGGGAGCGTTGGGGCAACGCCGTGGACGGCCTCACCCCCGCGCGGCTGCGCAGCATCCTGCAAGCGGCGGACGACGGCGACATCCTGCGCCAGCACCTGCTCTTCGCCGACATGGAGGACAGGTGCGACCATCTGGCGGCGGAACTGTCGAAGCGCAAACGGGCCTTGCTGACCCTCGACTGGGAGATACTGCCGGGCCGCGCCGCAGACGCCAAGGCACAGCGCGTGGCCGATGCCGTGCGCGAACAGTTCGACGCGCTGGCCAACATCGAAGACCTCATGCTGGACATGGCCGACGGCATAGGCCACGGCTTCGCCGCCTTGGAGATACAGTGGGGGCGCGAAGGACGCACCCACCTGCCGCAGGCGTTCCACTTCAGGCCACAGGCATGGTTCCAGACCGCGCCAGAAGACCGCAACGCCCTGCGCCTGCGCGACGGCACGGCCGAAGGGGCCACCCTGCAACCCTTCGGCTGGGTGCTGCACACCCACCGCAGCCGTTCGGGCTGGCTGCCCCGCGCCGGGCTGTTCCGCGTGCTGGCATGGTCGTACCTCATCCGGGCCTACGCCCTTGCCGCCAACGCCTCCTATGTGGAGGTGCACGGTCTGCCGTTCCGCCTTGGCAAATACCCGCAGGGCAGCAACGAAGAAGACAAGGCGGCCCTGCGGCGCGCCTTGCAGTGCCTTGGCCGCGATGCTTCGGGCATCATCCCGCAGGGGATGGACATCATCTTCCAGACGCCCGCCAACAGCACGCACGACCACTTCGGCACGCTCATTGCCCGGTGCGAACAGGGCATGAGCAAGGCCATCTTGGGCGGCACGCTGACCAGTCAGGCCGACGGCAAGACCAGCACCAACGCCCTTGGCAACATCCATAACGAGATGCGGCACGACCTGCTGGTGTCGGACGCCTTGCAGATTGCGGGCACGCTGTCCCGGCAGGTGCTGGCCCCGCTGGCCATCCTGAACGAGGGCGTGGCCGATGCCCGGTTTCTGCCGTGGTTCCGCTTCGACACGCGCGAGGCCGAAGACCTTTCGACCTACGCCGATGCGTTGCCCAAGCTGGCGGGTGTGATGCGCATCCCCGCCCGCTGGGCGCATGAGAAGCTGAAGATACCGCAACCCGAAGGGGATGAAGAGGTGCTGCGCGTGCCCGATGCCCTTGGCGGGCCGCGTGACGCGAACGCGGGGCCGGGGCCTAAAGGTGGCGCACCTACAGGCCAAGGTGAGGGTGCGGGCGAAGACGCGGCGCTCACGGCGGCCCTTGCGGCGGTCTCTGCCCCAACGACTGACCATGACGCTGGCCCTGAATCTGGCCCTGACGCTGGCCATGACGCTGCCCCTGAACCGGATGCAGACTTTCCCGACCAGCAGGCCGTGGACGCCATCGACCTGCCCGACGCGACCTTGCAGGCCGCCATGGAAGAACTGCTGGCCCCGCTCATGGCAGAACTCCAGCAAGGCACGGAACCGGGTGAACTGCTGGCGCGACTCGGGGAACTGTACCCCACGATGCCGGGCCGCAATCTGGAAGAACTGCTGGCGCGGGCGCTGTTCGTCAGCGAGGTGTGGGGGCGCGTGAGCGCCGCAGGTGAATAG
- a CDS encoding phage head morphogenesis protein gives MPEVPSLTYAIALPPKDAIAYFEAKGYAVTFNWHDLWQEAHARAFTVAGVARLDVLEDIREALTTHLKEGKGEYRFHKQLEPTLRSKGWWGKRTETGADGKPRVVRMGSPARLRLIFRQNIQTAYMAGRYRQMHENAEARPFWQYVAVLDSKTRPGHKMLHGRVFRHDDPFWHSHYPPNGWGCRCRVRALSPHRMEKEGLTTESGARHMVTQQREVLNRHTGEVQTRPVTGYRMPGADGAIAWTDLGFSYNPGAAGLANMLGEGIRKLEGATHPVAAATVRRLASGETFTAWQAKPEGDFPLAVLRGEDAARIGATSTVARLSPETYAKQCRHHPELTQADYARAQDVVEQGERLQDGTKNLLFLLDEPGGHVVVVKATQEADELFVTSMRRLSQGEARRNSEVRRLRKKQPGSDR, from the coding sequence ATGCCCGAAGTCCCCTCACTCACCTACGCCATAGCGCTACCGCCCAAGGATGCCATCGCCTACTTCGAGGCCAAGGGCTACGCCGTCACCTTCAACTGGCACGACCTGTGGCAAGAGGCGCACGCCCGCGCCTTCACCGTGGCAGGCGTCGCCCGGCTGGACGTGCTGGAGGACATCCGCGAAGCCCTCACCACCCACCTGAAGGAGGGCAAGGGCGAATACCGGTTCCACAAGCAACTGGAACCGACGCTGCGTAGCAAGGGCTGGTGGGGCAAACGCACAGAGACGGGGGCCGACGGCAAGCCCCGCGTGGTGCGCATGGGCAGCCCGGCCCGGTTGCGGCTCATCTTCCGTCAGAACATCCAGACGGCGTACATGGCGGGCCGCTACAGGCAGATGCACGAGAACGCCGAAGCCCGCCCCTTCTGGCAGTATGTGGCCGTGCTGGATTCCAAGACGCGCCCCGGCCACAAGATGTTGCACGGGCGCGTGTTCCGCCATGACGACCCGTTCTGGCATTCGCACTATCCGCCCAACGGCTGGGGCTGCCGCTGCCGGGTGCGTGCCCTGTCGCCGCACCGCATGGAGAAGGAAGGCCTCACCACCGAAAGCGGCGCACGGCACATGGTGACGCAGCAGCGCGAGGTGCTGAACCGCCATACCGGAGAGGTGCAGACGCGCCCCGTCACCGGCTACCGGATGCCGGGCGCGGACGGTGCCATTGCATGGACGGACCTTGGCTTCTCATACAACCCCGGTGCGGCCGGGCTGGCCAACATGCTTGGCGAGGGCATCCGCAAGCTTGAGGGCGCAACGCATCCGGTGGCCGCCGCCACGGTGCGCAGACTGGCCAGCGGTGAGACGTTCACGGCGTGGCAGGCCAAGCCCGAAGGCGACTTCCCCTTGGCGGTGCTGCGGGGTGAAGACGCGGCGCGCATCGGCGCAACGTCCACGGTGGCCCGGCTGTCACCAGAGACCTACGCCAAACAGTGCCGCCACCACCCCGAACTGACACAGGCCGACTACGCACGCGCTCAAGACGTGGTGGAACAGGGCGAACGGCTACAGGATGGCACAAAGAACCTGCTGTTTCTGCTGGATGAACCGGGCGGGCATGTCGTGGTGGTGAAGGCCACCCAAGAAGCCGATGAACTGTTCGTGACCAGTATGCGCCGCTTGAGCCAAGGCGAAGCCCGCCGCAACAGCGAGGTCAGGCGGTTGAGAAAAAAGCAGCCCGGCTCGGACAGATAG
- a CDS encoding phage virion morphogenesis protein, with translation MIEIEVNTEAIEEGLQRLAALGRDLTPVARALGGVMADAAERAFAGQCDPVTGAAWHPLSPVTLARRAKGGHDGPILQVRGILASSIHTDYGRDHVTVGTNEPHARTHQFGAMRGAHGRTRRGGPIPWGNIPARPFLGVGPDDEEEIEGIVRAEVQKAFFGV, from the coding sequence ATGATAGAGATAGAGGTCAACACAGAGGCCATCGAAGAGGGGCTGCAACGTCTGGCCGCGTTGGGCCGCGACCTCACCCCCGTGGCCCGTGCCCTTGGCGGGGTCATGGCCGATGCCGCCGAACGCGCCTTCGCCGGGCAGTGCGACCCGGTCACAGGCGCGGCGTGGCATCCGCTCTCGCCGGTCACACTGGCCCGCCGTGCCAAGGGCGGGCACGACGGCCCCATCCTACAGGTGCGGGGCATCCTCGCTTCCAGCATCCACACCGACTACGGGCGCGACCATGTGACCGTGGGCACCAACGAACCACATGCCCGTACCCACCAGTTCGGGGCCATGCGGGGCGCGCATGGCCGCACACGCCGCGGCGGCCCCATCCCGTGGGGCAATATCCCAGCGCGGCCCTTCCTCGGCGTGGGGCCGGATGATGAAGAGGAGATTGAGGGCATTGTCAGGGCGGAAGTGCAAAAGGCGTTTTTTGGCGTGTAA
- a CDS encoding phage protease, producing the protein MSHFKPSRTAHHPTAALTVPVCLSQEGAAGLPAGLNVQLFPEGTFAARDGRPATMTGGALAAWRMDADIAAAIIAAVASRETPLVIDYEHQSLNARQNGQPAPAAGWVESVAFVPGRGLFAAVSWTERARAYIEAGEYRFISPVFTFDATTGAVQALASAALTNTPALDGMEAVAAVEDPTTQETAMDELLERLRWMLNLPVTATAGEVIAQLDKLKGMLAPGAEGEAAATADPVDLVALLTEQREQIATLTTQTTTPDPARFAPVAALTALQQSNTALQARVAELEAGHELAALTAEIDAALADGRLNKAVEPWARELAKTDAAALRTYLAAAVPVAALTHMQTGGVTPAGAQPGTAALTEEARYVINQLGITPEEYRAANGEEA; encoded by the coding sequence ATGTCGCATTTCAAGCCCTCGCGCACAGCGCATCATCCCACCGCCGCACTGACCGTGCCGGTCTGCCTTTCGCAAGAAGGGGCTGCCGGTCTGCCCGCCGGGCTGAACGTGCAACTCTTCCCCGAAGGCACGTTCGCCGCCCGTGATGGACGCCCCGCCACCATGACAGGTGGCGCCCTCGCCGCATGGCGCATGGACGCGGACATCGCCGCCGCCATCATCGCGGCGGTGGCCTCCCGCGAGACGCCGCTCGTCATCGACTATGAGCACCAGTCGCTGAACGCTCGTCAGAACGGCCAGCCCGCCCCGGCGGCCGGATGGGTCGAATCCGTGGCCTTCGTGCCCGGTCGCGGCCTGTTCGCCGCCGTGTCGTGGACGGAACGCGCCCGCGCCTACATCGAAGCGGGCGAATACCGCTTCATCTCCCCCGTCTTCACCTTCGACGCCACCACCGGCGCGGTGCAGGCCCTTGCCAGCGCCGCCCTCACCAACACCCCGGCCCTCGACGGCATGGAGGCCGTCGCGGCTGTGGAAGACCCCACAACACAGGAGACCGCAATGGACGAATTGCTGGAGCGCCTGCGCTGGATGCTGAACCTGCCCGTGACAGCCACGGCGGGCGAGGTCATCGCGCAACTGGACAAACTGAAGGGGATGCTGGCCCCCGGTGCGGAGGGCGAAGCCGCCGCCACGGCCGACCCCGTGGACCTTGTGGCGCTGCTCACGGAACAGCGCGAGCAGATAGCCACGCTGACCACGCAGACCACCACGCCCGACCCGGCACGCTTCGCGCCCGTGGCCGCACTCACCGCCCTGCAACAGAGCAACACGGCCTTGCAGGCCCGCGTGGCGGAACTGGAGGCCGGGCACGAACTGGCAGCCCTCACGGCGGAGATCGACGCCGCACTGGCCGACGGCCGCCTGAACAAGGCCGTGGAACCGTGGGCGCGCGAACTGGCCAAGACCGATGCCGCAGCCCTGCGCACCTACCTTGCCGCCGCCGTACCCGTGGCCGCGCTCACCCACATGCAGACCGGGGGCGTCACCCCGGCGGGGGCGCAGCCCGGCACGGCCGCCCTCACTGAAGAAGCCCGCTACGTCATCAACCAGTTGGGAATCACCCCCGAAGAATACCGCGCCGCCAACGGCGAGGAGGCATAG